The following proteins are encoded in a genomic region of Herpetosiphonaceae bacterium:
- a CDS encoding ATP-binding protein, which yields MIALTATLTVLLVMALIWGWHQHRELIAERAYWQRRRAGLTSRALPPLFLATAAALESGLLLIDRNHRVHFANQSLTRIFNTDLKTIQGQGLITLLRDYQADALIEAAIESGEVQSTTIQPILSSQTLHITCYPLEQTQEYSAIVLLRDITHVAQLERARREMVANVSHELRTPLASIKLLVETLQAAPPPDVTARMLGQIADELESMTHLVEELRELSQIESGRMVMSMRPTDIDTIIERAVTRLQPQARRRNLELVIEPHTELPPALIDGERIGQVLLNLINNALKFTPAGGTITVSTRTVEATQSEQQRWSGELRQAGLEQALLVSVQDSGIGIPASETDRVFERFYKVDRARTRNSGGTGLGLAIAKHLIEGHGGRIWAESNEGTGSTFSFLLPVA from the coding sequence ATGATTGCCCTAACCGCCACGCTGACTGTCCTGCTGGTGATGGCTTTGATCTGGGGCTGGCACCAGCATCGGGAGCTGATCGCCGAGCGCGCCTACTGGCAGCGCCGCCGTGCTGGCCTCACCAGCCGCGCGCTGCCGCCGCTCTTTCTGGCGACCGCCGCCGCCTTAGAGTCGGGGCTGCTGCTGATCGATCGCAACCACCGCGTCCACTTCGCCAACCAGTCGCTCACCCGCATCTTCAACACCGACCTGAAAACGATCCAGGGCCAGGGCTTGATCACGCTGCTCCGCGATTACCAGGCCGACGCGCTGATCGAAGCGGCGATCGAGAGCGGCGAGGTCCAGTCCACGACGATCCAGCCGATCCTCTCGTCGCAGACGCTGCATATCACCTGCTACCCGCTGGAGCAGACACAGGAGTACAGCGCGATCGTGCTGCTGCGCGACATCACGCACGTGGCCCAGCTTGAGCGCGCGCGCCGCGAGATGGTCGCCAACGTATCGCATGAGCTGCGCACGCCGCTGGCCTCGATCAAGCTGCTGGTCGAGACGCTCCAGGCCGCGCCGCCGCCCGACGTCACCGCGCGCATGCTGGGGCAGATCGCCGACGAGCTTGAGTCGATGACCCATCTGGTAGAGGAACTGCGCGAGCTATCACAGATCGAGTCGGGGCGCATGGTGATGTCGATGCGGCCAACCGACATCGACACGATCATCGAGCGGGCGGTCACGCGCCTGCAGCCACAGGCCCGGCGACGTAACCTTGAGTTGGTCATCGAGCCGCATACAGAGCTACCGCCCGCCCTGATCGACGGCGAGCGCATCGGCCAGGTCTTGCTCAACCTGATCAACAACGCGCTGAAATTCACGCCCGCAGGCGGCACGATCACCGTGAGCACCAGGACCGTCGAGGCGACACAGAGCGAGCAGCAGCGCTGGAGCGGCGAACTGCGGCAGGCCGGGCTGGAGCAGGCACTCCTCGTCTCGGTTCAGGATAGCGGCATCGGCATTCCGGCCAGCGAAACCGACCGTGTCTTCGAGCGCTTTTACAAGGTCGATCGGGCGCGGACGCGCAACAGCGGCGGCACCGGCCTGGGCCTGGCAATCGCCAAACACCTGATCGAGGGACACGGCGGGCGCATCTGGGCGGAGTCGAACGAGGGCACGGGCAGCACCTTCTCGTTCCTGCTGCCGGTCGCGTAG
- a CDS encoding response regulator transcription factor, which produces MATILLVEDEVILADTLRYNLEREGYSVLVAGDGVQALELVRQKQPDLLVLDVMLPRLDGFSVCRILRGESDVPIIMLTARQDEIDRIAGLELGADDYVIKPFSLGELLARVRAILRRGRREAEPMQREILQAGTLKVDTGSRRVWSGEHETMLSAKEFDLLVCLMRNRGLALSRDLLLERVWGYDFLGDSRTVDVHIRWLREKVEPDPSQPVYIRTVRGTGYRFESPAENMAQRAAMSQTEAGAK; this is translated from the coding sequence ATGGCGACGATTTTGCTGGTTGAAGATGAGGTGATCCTGGCGGATACCCTGCGCTACAATCTGGAGCGCGAGGGCTACAGCGTGCTCGTGGCCGGAGATGGCGTGCAGGCGCTAGAGCTGGTGCGGCAAAAGCAGCCCGACCTGCTGGTTTTGGACGTGATGCTGCCTCGTCTCGACGGCTTCTCCGTGTGCCGCATCCTGCGCGGCGAGTCCGATGTGCCGATCATTATGTTGACGGCGCGGCAGGATGAGATCGACCGGATCGCGGGACTGGAGCTGGGTGCCGATGATTATGTCATCAAGCCGTTCAGCCTGGGCGAGCTGCTGGCGCGGGTGCGCGCTATCCTGCGACGTGGGCGGCGCGAGGCGGAGCCGATGCAGCGCGAGATTCTCCAGGCGGGCACGCTCAAGGTCGATACGGGGTCGCGCCGGGTGTGGAGCGGAGAGCACGAGACGATGCTCTCGGCCAAAGAGTTCGATCTGCTGGTCTGCCTGATGCGCAACCGAGGGCTCGCGCTCTCGCGCGACCTGCTGCTGGAGCGGGTCTGGGGCTACGATTTCCTCGGCGACTCGCGCACGGTCGATGTGCATATTCGCTGGCTGCGCGAGAAGGTCGAGCCCGATCCGTCGCAGCCGGTCTATATTCGGACTGTACGCGGCACCGGCTACCGCTTCGAGTCACCCGCCGAGAACATGGCGCAGCGCGCGGCGATGAGCCAGACCGAAGCAGGCGCGAAATAG